The following are from one region of the Pirellulaceae bacterium genome:
- a CDS encoding class I SAM-dependent methyltransferase produces the protein MLMNLCHLQSARKSKMASQQSRFRTGFLVCVICWISHALVAQDTSLRPGINDSFVDPNVSDFVSRFEVESREVYALRKEIVAACKIQPGQTVADIGAGTGLFTRLLADATGTMGHVIAVDIAKNFLEHIQSVSRQLELRNVDILLCTADSTELPADSVDVAFICDTYHHFEFPIKTMRSLYQAMKPGGRVIVIDFRREEGKSTQWVLNHVRAGQEVVEAEIAECGFKKVHEVQGLLHENYIVIFQKPWSPSADTTEQR, from the coding sequence ATGCTCATGAATCTGTGTCATCTACAGTCAGCGCGCAAAAGCAAAATGGCCAGCCAACAGTCGAGATTCAGAACTGGGTTCCTGGTGTGCGTGATCTGTTGGATCAGCCATGCGCTGGTCGCCCAGGACACTAGCCTACGTCCGGGCATCAATGATTCCTTTGTTGATCCAAATGTCAGCGATTTTGTAAGTCGCTTCGAAGTCGAGAGCCGCGAGGTTTATGCACTTCGCAAGGAAATAGTGGCGGCTTGTAAGATTCAGCCAGGGCAGACGGTGGCTGATATTGGCGCCGGGACGGGTTTGTTTACTCGTTTATTGGCGGATGCCACCGGAACGATGGGGCACGTCATTGCGGTAGATATTGCCAAGAATTTTCTGGAACATATCCAATCGGTCAGCCGTCAATTGGAACTACGCAATGTTGACATCCTGCTGTGTACCGCAGATTCTACTGAGCTGCCCGCTGATTCTGTCGATGTGGCGTTCATCTGCGACACCTACCATCACTTTGAATTTCCGATTAAGACGATGAGGTCACTTTACCAAGCCATGAAGCCAGGGGGTCGAGTGATTGTCATCGACTTTCGGCGTGAGGAAGGCAAGAGCACGCAGTGGGTGCTCAATCATGTCCGTGCTGGACAAGAAGTAGTCGAAGCTGAAATCGCCGAGTGCGGATTCAAGAAAGTTCACGAAGTCCAGGGCTTGCTTCACGAGAACTATATTGTGATTTTTCAGAAGCCATGGTCGCCGTCGGCCGACACCACGGAGCAGCGCTAA
- a CDS encoding Gfo/Idh/MocA family oxidoreductase, with protein MQLTSVLIRILRTTQLTPLGPVAAVRTAMQLIFCWYLLSTFPSGAISADEPMRVGMIGLDTSHAPAFAKLINQNSDVASPLATMRVVAAYPGGSPDLPSSRDRVVGFTDDLRKMGIQIVDSIEQLLTKVDAVLLESVDGRKHLEQAIPVFRAGKPMFIDKPLAANLTDALAIDRLAKHYQSRWFSSSSLRFSPSIIRYRGAAYQGAIHGADAWGPCALDATHEDLFWYGIHGVETLYTAMGTGCQQLVRVSTPSTDVVVGTWEGGRIGSFRGIRSGASGYGLAVFGQKSIELDAKYEGYGPLVEEIARFFSGGPHPVSNQETLEMMTFMQAAQVSKQRGVQPVTLSEVFEQHLAAAEEIVARIVDQP; from the coding sequence ATGCAATTAACTTCAGTTCTGATACGCATCCTACGCACTACTCAACTGACGCCTCTCGGGCCGGTGGCGGCTGTTCGAACTGCAATGCAGCTGATCTTCTGTTGGTATTTGCTATCAACATTCCCTAGTGGAGCAATCAGCGCCGACGAGCCGATGCGCGTCGGCATGATCGGATTGGATACATCGCACGCACCGGCCTTTGCCAAGCTTATCAACCAGAATTCGGATGTCGCTAGCCCGCTGGCAACCATGCGGGTAGTGGCCGCCTATCCTGGCGGTAGCCCCGATCTACCGTCCAGCCGCGATCGAGTTGTCGGCTTTACCGATGATCTGCGGAAGATGGGCATCCAGATCGTCGATTCGATCGAACAACTGCTGACCAAAGTCGATGCCGTACTGCTGGAGAGCGTGGACGGACGAAAGCACCTGGAACAAGCCATACCCGTATTTCGAGCTGGCAAGCCGATGTTTATCGACAAGCCGCTCGCAGCCAATTTGACCGACGCTCTTGCCATCGACCGATTAGCCAAGCACTATCAGTCTCGCTGGTTCAGCAGCTCTTCATTACGTTTCAGTCCCAGCATCATTCGCTATCGTGGGGCAGCATACCAAGGTGCTATTCACGGCGCGGATGCGTGGGGCCCTTGTGCGCTGGACGCCACGCATGAAGATCTATTTTGGTACGGCATTCACGGAGTCGAAACACTGTACACGGCCATGGGAACAGGCTGCCAGCAGCTCGTGCGGGTCAGTACTCCCAGCACCGATGTTGTCGTGGGGACATGGGAGGGGGGGCGAATTGGATCGTTTCGGGGCATACGCAGCGGTGCCAGCGGTTATGGTTTGGCTGTCTTTGGCCAAAAATCGATCGAACTAGACGCCAAATACGAAGGCTACGGACCACTGGTCGAAGAGATCGCCCGATTCTTCAGTGGTGGGCCGCACCCTGTCAGCAACCAAGAAACGCTGGAGATGATGACCTTTATGCAGGCGGCTCAGGTATCGAAACAGCGTGGTGTCCAGCCAGTCACTTTAAGCGAAGTTTTCGAGCAACATCTGGCTGCGGCTGAAGAAATTGTGGCTAGAATAGTGGACCAACCCTAA
- a CDS encoding alpha/beta hydrolase: protein MPATILRSFTVALISSLLVLPANILLGQTAEVDIRPDVVYGHKDGLALTYDVLTPKQNANGVGLLFMVSGGWFSIWAPPEQLAKTYLAPLLDQGYTVFAVRHGSSPKYVVPEIVVDVKSALKHISERAGDYGVDKSRLGVFGFSAGGHLSLILGTQTNDQGDAESAPRVAAVVAVFPPTDLTPYVDSHSLRERFPALKFDIQQAADVSPAKHVTSDDAPTLLVHGDKDELVPISHSHQIVAEFEKSNVKHQLITIEGAAHGFDAEGNKRMIDGMIQWFGEHLK from the coding sequence ATGCCTGCCACCATTCTCCGCAGTTTCACGGTCGCGCTGATTTCATCGCTTCTGGTTTTGCCTGCCAACATTCTTCTGGGACAGACGGCCGAAGTCGATATCCGTCCCGACGTTGTCTATGGCCACAAAGACGGCCTGGCCTTGACCTACGATGTCTTGACTCCCAAACAAAATGCCAACGGGGTCGGTCTGTTGTTTATGGTCAGCGGTGGCTGGTTTTCTATTTGGGCACCACCCGAACAGCTGGCCAAGACCTATCTCGCCCCGCTATTGGATCAAGGCTACACAGTCTTCGCGGTTCGACATGGCAGCAGCCCCAAATATGTCGTCCCTGAAATTGTGGTCGATGTCAAATCAGCACTCAAACACATCTCGGAGCGCGCGGGTGATTACGGCGTCGACAAATCGCGCCTGGGCGTTTTTGGATTCAGCGCTGGTGGCCATTTATCGCTGATTCTCGGGACCCAAACCAACGACCAGGGTGATGCCGAATCTGCTCCACGAGTGGCCGCCGTAGTCGCAGTCTTTCCACCTACTGATCTAACGCCTTACGTTGATTCACATTCGCTTCGCGAGCGATTTCCGGCGCTGAAATTCGACATCCAGCAAGCTGCCGATGTATCACCAGCCAAACATGTCACCAGCGACGACGCTCCCACGCTGCTGGTTCACGGCGACAAAGATGAATTAGTTCCTATCTCCCATAGTCATCAGATTGTGGCTGAATTTGAAAAATCGAACGTCAAACACCAGCTCATCACCATCGAAGGTGCCGCGCACGGCTTCGACGCCGAAGGCAACAAACGCATGATCGACGGGATGATCCAGTGGTTTGGCGAACATCTCAAGTAG
- the miaB gene encoding tRNA (N6-isopentenyl adenosine(37)-C2)-methylthiotransferase MiaB — translation MESSTATACKRLYIETVGCQMNVLDSEMVVASLRRQGYQLARNASEADTILFNTCSVREHAEEKVYSQLAHLKRMKLEHPEKMIGVMGCMAQKDQKLVFDRAPYVDLVVGPGQLHRIAELLKNVEAGQGPQLAVSLGRTDGSTEDIRRSHESFDPLRDPSMRPTAYQAYLRIQIGCDKFCTYCIVPMTRGPEQGRPPAQIISEARTLAEQGCKEIVLLGQTVNSYRYRNGDHETRLADLLQQIHEIDGIERIKFVTNYPKDMTQHLLETVRDLPKCSPYLHVPAQSGSDTMLKRMKRGYTVADYDEMFARIRTVLPDAAVSSDFIVGFCGETDEDFQQTVELMQRCRFKNSFIFQYSVRPGTKAAQNLPDDVPELVKQQRNNELLALQNAISQEDNLRFLGQRVEVLVEGPSKYSIKRGESGPMRQMTGRTHCDRIVVWDGHVRQAGQLLSVLIHDASSHTLFGAVETVEAIGSRSTNIVMPVLPS, via the coding sequence ATGGAAAGCTCAACCGCTACTGCTTGCAAACGACTGTACATCGAAACCGTTGGCTGTCAGATGAACGTTCTGGACAGCGAAATGGTGGTCGCCAGCCTGCGCCGTCAGGGATACCAATTGGCGCGAAACGCCAGCGAGGCCGACACCATATTGTTCAACACTTGTAGCGTTCGTGAACACGCCGAGGAAAAGGTCTATAGCCAATTAGCGCATCTTAAACGGATGAAACTGGAGCATCCTGAGAAGATGATTGGTGTCATGGGCTGCATGGCTCAGAAAGACCAAAAGCTCGTGTTCGACAGGGCGCCTTATGTAGATTTGGTGGTCGGACCAGGGCAGTTGCATCGTATCGCCGAGCTGCTCAAGAACGTCGAAGCGGGACAGGGACCACAATTGGCCGTCAGTTTGGGGCGGACCGACGGTTCTACTGAGGATATACGCCGCAGTCACGAGTCGTTTGATCCGCTACGCGATCCCAGCATGCGTCCGACAGCGTATCAAGCCTATCTGCGAATTCAAATTGGCTGTGACAAGTTTTGTACCTATTGCATTGTGCCGATGACGCGCGGTCCAGAGCAGGGCCGACCGCCTGCGCAAATCATCAGTGAGGCGCGAACGCTGGCGGAGCAGGGATGCAAAGAGATCGTACTATTGGGACAGACTGTTAACAGCTACCGCTATCGCAACGGCGACCACGAAACGCGGTTGGCAGATTTGCTACAGCAGATTCATGAAATCGATGGCATTGAGCGCATCAAGTTCGTCACCAATTATCCCAAAGATATGACGCAGCATCTGCTGGAGACGGTTCGCGACCTGCCGAAGTGCTCGCCCTACTTGCATGTGCCGGCTCAAAGTGGCTCCGATACGATGCTCAAGCGGATGAAGCGCGGCTACACGGTGGCGGACTACGATGAAATGTTCGCCCGTATTCGTACGGTGCTGCCCGATGCGGCAGTGTCTAGCGATTTTATCGTAGGATTTTGCGGTGAAACAGACGAGGATTTTCAACAGACCGTTGAGCTGATGCAGCGCTGCCGATTTAAGAATAGCTTTATTTTTCAATACTCAGTGCGACCTGGCACGAAGGCGGCGCAAAATCTGCCCGATGATGTCCCGGAACTCGTCAAGCAGCAGCGCAATAACGAATTGTTAGCCTTGCAGAATGCCATTAGCCAGGAAGATAACCTCAGATTTCTCGGTCAGCGCGTTGAAGTGTTGGTCGAAGGTCCCAGCAAGTATTCGATCAAGCGCGGCGAATCTGGGCCGATGCGACAAATGACCGGACGTACTCATTGCGATCGCATTGTGGTCTGGGATGGCCACGTGCGGCAGGCGGGCCAGTTACTGTCGGTATTGATTCATGACGCCAGTAGCCACACGCTGTTTGGCGCCGTCGAAACTGTTGAAGCTATCGGTAGCCGCTCAACCAATATTGTCATGCCAGTGCTGCCGAGTTGA
- a CDS encoding molybdopterin-dependent oxidoreductase — MNSVPTLEIVSRRSVCPLDCPDTCSLTIDLQGDRVVGLRGDPQHPMTQGFACVKMAKYPERQHHPERLLYPQRRVGPKGSGQFQTIGWDEALDTIAARTQHARQRYGDSSILPFHYAGTMGLIERDHPLAFFRALGASELDQTICASTASTAWEINYGPGKISVPQESIAQSRLIVLWGINVLRSGSHLVPWLKAARQTHGARIIHIDPYHNETSRFADQHISINVGTDAALALAVGREIFQLGLQDTNYLQQYAAGLDAYRQACDAWTLDRAESVCGVPGEQIQQLAQAIGGTRQTFIKVGYGMSRNEGGGNSVRAVSLLPALTGAWQHVGGGASLSYSGGFQLNQTRYSGLHLRQPDRPRVNQNHLGTVLAERTANGDPRIAALFVFNSNPAAVVPDSRSVRAGLAREDLFTVVLELFPTDTADYADILLPATMFTEHPDLYCAYGHYYLQWADPILTPPGQCRPNSWVFQQLAQRLGLADPVFAMSTAELAADLLASDHPFLHGVTFQQLQREGSARLNIPGDFRPYAHGSHHEDKKIRFGPAPQQLDFVEQPNRQFPLRMISPPGAYIVNTSMGNIPSLLRAAGGEPSVLIHPDDALAANVQDGQTVRIVSQHGQIQRRLQVTTDARRGVAIAVGQWWPKLAPDRKSLNDLTSQRLTDLAGGSTFGNCVVRVERL; from the coding sequence ATGAATTCTGTGCCAACGCTGGAAATTGTTTCACGTCGCAGCGTATGTCCCCTGGATTGTCCGGATACTTGCAGTTTGACGATTGACCTGCAGGGCGATCGCGTGGTGGGCCTGCGCGGCGACCCGCAGCATCCGATGACGCAAGGATTTGCTTGCGTCAAGATGGCCAAGTATCCCGAGCGACAGCATCATCCCGAGCGCCTGCTGTATCCACAACGCCGCGTTGGCCCAAAAGGTAGCGGTCAATTCCAAACCATTGGGTGGGACGAGGCGCTCGATACGATCGCTGCTCGAACGCAACACGCGCGCCAGCGATACGGCGACTCAAGCATCTTGCCGTTTCACTACGCCGGTACCATGGGGTTGATCGAGCGCGATCATCCGCTGGCTTTCTTTCGAGCTCTGGGAGCTAGCGAGCTGGATCAAACAATTTGTGCGTCGACGGCCAGCACAGCCTGGGAAATCAATTATGGCCCCGGCAAAATCTCAGTTCCCCAAGAGTCGATCGCTCAGTCGCGATTGATAGTTCTGTGGGGAATCAACGTGCTGCGCTCGGGCAGTCACTTGGTACCGTGGCTTAAGGCAGCTCGTCAGACGCATGGCGCGCGGATAATTCATATCGATCCCTACCACAATGAAACCAGCCGCTTTGCCGATCAGCACATTTCGATCAACGTTGGTACTGATGCGGCGTTGGCGCTGGCGGTCGGTCGCGAGATTTTCCAGCTAGGTTTACAGGATACCAACTATCTGCAGCAATATGCTGCCGGGCTGGATGCGTATCGGCAGGCGTGCGACGCCTGGACGTTGGATCGTGCCGAGTCGGTGTGCGGAGTGCCAGGCGAGCAGATTCAACAGTTGGCGCAGGCCATTGGTGGCACGCGACAGACCTTTATCAAAGTGGGCTATGGCATGAGCCGCAACGAAGGTGGCGGCAATTCAGTACGGGCAGTCAGTCTACTACCGGCGCTCACGGGAGCTTGGCAGCACGTCGGCGGCGGTGCCAGTTTGTCGTACAGTGGCGGCTTTCAACTAAATCAAACTCGCTACAGCGGATTGCATCTCCGTCAACCCGATCGCCCGCGCGTCAATCAAAATCACTTGGGAACTGTTTTGGCGGAACGAACCGCCAATGGCGATCCCCGCATCGCCGCTCTGTTCGTATTTAACTCCAATCCAGCCGCTGTAGTACCCGACTCACGCAGCGTCCGCGCTGGGCTGGCGCGCGAAGATCTGTTTACGGTAGTCTTGGAGTTATTTCCCACCGACACGGCCGATTATGCGGACATCTTACTGCCCGCAACCATGTTTACCGAGCATCCCGATCTGTATTGCGCCTACGGACATTATTACCTGCAGTGGGCAGACCCCATCCTGACTCCGCCAGGCCAGTGTCGGCCCAACAGTTGGGTCTTCCAGCAATTGGCCCAGCGATTGGGTTTAGCCGATCCAGTGTTTGCGATGAGCACAGCCGAGCTGGCCGCAGATTTGCTCGCCAGCGATCACCCCTTTTTGCATGGCGTGACGTTTCAGCAACTGCAACGTGAGGGCAGTGCGCGTTTGAACATTCCTGGCGACTTTCGCCCGTATGCCCATGGCAGTCATCATGAGGATAAGAAAATTCGCTTTGGGCCGGCTCCCCAACAGCTTGATTTCGTCGAGCAACCCAATCGCCAGTTTCCACTGCGAATGATTTCGCCACCGGGAGCCTACATCGTCAACACCTCGATGGGCAATATTCCGTCGCTATTGCGCGCTGCTGGCGGTGAGCCTAGTGTATTGATTCATCCCGATGATGCGCTGGCAGCCAATGTTCAAGATGGCCAGACGGTTCGGATTGTTAGCCAACATGGTCAAATCCAGCGTCGCCTGCAGGTTACCACCGACGCGCGTCGGGGCGTAGCCATTGCCGTCGGTCAGTGGTGGCCTAAGCTCGCACCGGACCGCAAGAGTCTGAATGACCTCACCAGTCAGCGGCTGACCGACCTAGCTGGCGGATCTACCTTTGGAAACTGCGTTGTCCGAGTCGAAAGACTTTGA
- a CDS encoding BMC domain-containing protein, translating into MTSAPPADVLQSSAFGVLETTGWTPAMVALDAMEKAAQIRVWQVELNDFFGTCIKIYGSADSVRTAIDVGHAIAAQLQGKPVSTMTARLSPEAALGIDSPVEYNPLIQQYVVKLPLTPEDPTVSSDSIQALGFIETQGFTAVFEAVDTACKAAQVEVVGKEKLGGGYVTIVLRGDVAAVRAAIDAARPKVDGLGKLIAAHVIARPSQSVLALLPAAVK; encoded by the coding sequence ATGACCAGCGCACCTCCAGCAGATGTACTTCAATCGTCGGCCTTCGGAGTCTTAGAGACCACCGGTTGGACTCCGGCGATGGTAGCTTTGGACGCCATGGAAAAGGCCGCCCAGATCAGAGTCTGGCAGGTCGAACTCAACGATTTCTTTGGAACCTGCATCAAAATCTACGGCTCGGCAGATTCTGTTCGAACGGCGATTGATGTCGGTCACGCGATCGCCGCACAGCTGCAAGGCAAGCCAGTAAGTACGATGACCGCTCGATTGAGTCCAGAAGCGGCGCTCGGCATCGATAGTCCGGTCGAGTACAACCCGTTAATTCAACAATATGTCGTCAAACTACCTCTTACCCCCGAGGACCCTACGGTGAGTTCTGATTCCATTCAAGCATTGGGTTTTATCGAGACCCAAGGATTTACAGCGGTGTTTGAAGCGGTCGATACCGCGTGTAAAGCTGCCCAAGTTGAAGTCGTTGGCAAAGAGAAGTTAGGCGGAGGTTATGTGACCATAGTGTTGCGGGGTGATGTGGCGGCGGTACGAGCAGCCATCGACGCAGCGCGGCCCAAGGTAGACGGGCTAGGAAAACTGATCGCGGCACATGTCATCGCGCGGCCCAGCCAATCGGTATTGGCGCTGCTGCCAGCAGCGGTGAAGTAG
- a CDS encoding alpha/beta hydrolase — MDVFLGGIIMQRLISHCVPAVALLAMSLTTPANCRQLRAASFDVRPDVVYGHKDGMALTYDVFTPKENAKGLGLLFMVSGGWVSTWVPPQQLGSTMLAPLLQQGYTVFAVRHGSSPKYVVPEVANDVKQALKHIHKNADDYSVDKSRLGVFGFSAGGHLSLILGTQSNHVGHAEQQPRVAAVVAVCPPTDLELALDSEDLVRRFPALKFKRDLVGDVSPLRHVTSDDAATLLIHGDQDDLVPISQSQDIAAALEKNQVKHELMTIEGAGHGFDPESRKLIFQGMVQWFDQHLHP; from the coding sequence ATGGACGTCTTTCTCGGAGGCATCATTATGCAGCGACTCATCAGCCACTGTGTCCCCGCCGTCGCACTGCTTGCGATGAGCTTGACAACGCCCGCTAATTGCAGGCAACTTCGCGCTGCGAGCTTCGACGTTCGTCCGGATGTGGTATATGGCCACAAGGATGGTATGGCGCTGACGTACGACGTCTTTACGCCTAAAGAAAACGCCAAGGGACTGGGGTTGTTGTTCATGGTCAGCGGTGGCTGGGTTTCCACTTGGGTTCCACCGCAACAACTGGGAAGCACCATGTTGGCACCGCTGCTGCAACAGGGTTACACCGTCTTTGCGGTACGTCACGGCAGCAGCCCCAAGTATGTTGTTCCCGAAGTTGCGAACGACGTCAAACAGGCTCTCAAGCACATACATAAGAACGCTGACGACTACAGTGTGGACAAATCGCGGCTGGGCGTATTCGGTTTTAGTGCGGGCGGCCATCTGTCGTTGATTCTTGGCACTCAATCCAATCATGTGGGTCACGCGGAACAACAACCTCGAGTCGCTGCCGTTGTGGCTGTATGTCCACCAACTGATCTGGAACTGGCTCTGGATTCGGAAGACCTCGTCAGACGCTTCCCGGCGCTTAAGTTCAAACGCGACCTGGTTGGCGACGTTTCTCCGCTACGGCATGTTACCAGCGATGATGCTGCGACGTTGCTAATTCATGGCGACCAAGACGATCTGGTACCGATTTCGCAGAGTCAAGACATTGCAGCCGCGCTGGAGAAGAATCAAGTCAAACATGAGCTGATGACCATCGAAGGTGCCGGACACGGCTTCGACCCTGAAAGCCGCAAACTCATCTTTCAAGGCATGGTACAGTGGTTTGATCAACACCTGCACCCCTAA